A stretch of the Esox lucius isolate fEsoLuc1 chromosome 2, fEsoLuc1.pri, whole genome shotgun sequence genome encodes the following:
- the LOC105014493 gene encoding major histocompatibility complex class I-related gene protein-like isoform X2, protein MFISVYDITRFPGSGSHSLWALATYIIGETPFPEFIVVVMLDDVQVGYYDSKIKQPVYKGYHTSDKTKDDVAQNRILYTAYENMYNNMKARSSELNQVFNFTERFQVQQSISGCEMLDNGDQALIMTKNNLNSIYTDYAIYYNNTHFTYDAGNLLVGHDEKIQTYIHEILFQNVWFPICIQTLKRCLKREKNVVMRKVAPRLRLIKKRVSEGHRVTCLAFGFYPRHINLTLLRDGQPVAEQELTGGEVLPSGDGTYQMRKSLEVSTKELMERHQYSCTASHLSLDNKLDVSWNSEVERVHLSILSAPLVMVSVVMLLGIYRCVKWRTAVDTKEEEKVSSYSEISVN, encoded by the coding sequence ATGTTCATATCTGTCTATGATATCACTCGTTTTCCAGGTTCTGGATCACATTCTCTGTGGGCTCTTGCAACATACATAATCGGAGAGACGCCTTTTCCTGAATTTATAGTTGTGGTGATGTTGGATGACGTTCAAGTGGGTTACTATGACTCCAAAATTAAACAGCCTGTCTACAAGGGATATCATACCTCAGACAAAACTAAGGATGATGTGGCTCAAAACAGAATTCTATACACTgcatatgaaaatatgtatAACAATATGAAGGCGAGATCATCTGAACTgaatcaagtctttaattttacAGAACGTTTTCAAGTTCAACAAAGTATTTCTGGCTGCGAGATGTTAGACAACGGTGACCAAGCCCTGATCATGACAAAGAATAATTTAAATTCCATTTATACAGACTATGCCATATATtacaataacacacattttacatatgATGCTGGAAATCTACTAGTAGGACATGATGAGAAAATCCAAACATATATACATGAAATACTTTTTCAGAATGTTTGGTTTCCAATTTGCATCCAAACACTGAAAAGATgtctgaagagagagaagaacgTTGTGATGCGTAAAGTTGCTCCCAGACTCAGGTTGATAAAGAAACGTGTTTCTGAGGGGCACAGAGTGACCTGTCTGGCGTTTGGCTTCTACCCCCGCCACATCAACCTGACCCTGCTGAGAGACGGTCAGCCAGTGGCAGAACAGGAGCTGACAGGGGGGGAGGTGCTACCTAGTGGAGATGGGACCTACCAGATGAGGAAGAGTCTGGAGGTCAGTACCAAGGAGTTAATGGAGAGACACCAGTACAGCTGTACAGCCTCTCACCTCAGTCTGGACAACAAGCTGGATGTCAGTTGGAATTCTGAGGTGGAGAGAGTACACCTATCGATCCTCTCAGCTCCACTGGTGATGGTGTCCGTTGTTATGCTGTTGGGCATTTatcgctgtgtaaaatggagaACCGCCGTTGATacaaaagaggaagagaaagtcAGTTCATATTCCGAGATCTCTGTGAATTAA
- the LOC105014493 gene encoding major histocompatibility complex class I-related gene protein-like isoform X1, protein MGRLHAFLFFLYIHNIVYAGSGSHSLWALATYIIGETPFPEFIVVVMLDDVQVGYYDSKIKQPVYKGYHTSDKTKDDVAQNRILYTAYENMYNNMKARSSELNQVFNFTERFQVQQSISGCEMLDNGDQALIMTKNNLNSIYTDYAIYYNNTHFTYDAGNLLVGHDEKIQTYIHEILFQNVWFPICIQTLKRCLKREKNVVMRKVAPRLRLIKKRVSEGHRVTCLAFGFYPRHINLTLLRDGQPVAEQELTGGEVLPSGDGTYQMRKSLEVSTKELMERHQYSCTASHLSLDNKLDVSWNSEVERVHLSILSAPLVMVSVVMLLGIYRCVKWRTAVDTKEEEKVSSYSEISVN, encoded by the coding sequence GTTCTGGATCACATTCTCTGTGGGCTCTTGCAACATACATAATCGGAGAGACGCCTTTTCCTGAATTTATAGTTGTGGTGATGTTGGATGACGTTCAAGTGGGTTACTATGACTCCAAAATTAAACAGCCTGTCTACAAGGGATATCATACCTCAGACAAAACTAAGGATGATGTGGCTCAAAACAGAATTCTATACACTgcatatgaaaatatgtatAACAATATGAAGGCGAGATCATCTGAACTgaatcaagtctttaattttacAGAACGTTTTCAAGTTCAACAAAGTATTTCTGGCTGCGAGATGTTAGACAACGGTGACCAAGCCCTGATCATGACAAAGAATAATTTAAATTCCATTTATACAGACTATGCCATATATtacaataacacacattttacatatgATGCTGGAAATCTACTAGTAGGACATGATGAGAAAATCCAAACATATATACATGAAATACTTTTTCAGAATGTTTGGTTTCCAATTTGCATCCAAACACTGAAAAGATgtctgaagagagagaagaacgTTGTGATGCGTAAAGTTGCTCCCAGACTCAGGTTGATAAAGAAACGTGTTTCTGAGGGGCACAGAGTGACCTGTCTGGCGTTTGGCTTCTACCCCCGCCACATCAACCTGACCCTGCTGAGAGACGGTCAGCCAGTGGCAGAACAGGAGCTGACAGGGGGGGAGGTGCTACCTAGTGGAGATGGGACCTACCAGATGAGGAAGAGTCTGGAGGTCAGTACCAAGGAGTTAATGGAGAGACACCAGTACAGCTGTACAGCCTCTCACCTCAGTCTGGACAACAAGCTGGATGTCAGTTGGAATTCTGAGGTGGAGAGAGTACACCTATCGATCCTCTCAGCTCCACTGGTGATGGTGTCCGTTGTTATGCTGTTGGGCATTTatcgctgtgtaaaatggagaACCGCCGTTGATacaaaagaggaagagaaagtcAGTTCATATTCCGAGATCTCTGTGAATTAA